Below is a window of Humulus lupulus chromosome 2, drHumLupu1.1, whole genome shotgun sequence DNA.
cttaaattaatactcattatttttattcaagataaAAGGAGGTAGttaactccttgaactctataaataggacttagtacctagccatttctttcattcttcaagctgtgttcagagccttcaagctgctagggttactatagagtgataaacacttgggtggaggtataagctttatcatcttaagctttataaacacttgggaagtaagacaaatagtgtgtttttctatatcgaggtgtagttcggttctagtacattcaaaggtattcctattcctagttcatttttgtatgtttctttagttttctttactcaaatcctaactcgttgttttccattcttggttaggtatttaaggtctttgaacttaaggtttcttttcggtaagcttcttcttggtggtttagttcatattcatctctttctttagaaatactcacattcttattgttggttttaggagtgttcaaaatcctgtccttgttctcatatcccggttttggtaaagaaaaataggatagaattctaTATGTTTATACTATacgcttatgttatgttatgtttacattatgtatagtatatagTCCTTGTGCATATgtcttgtctagctagcaagccccaataatttatgggcatatgacttacttggctagcaagccccataaatctaatgggcatatgacttgcttagttaacaagcctcAAGATGTATGgtggccattgtagtattatatggcatatgtttatagtttatgtatatgacttatgttattagtagtttttccttgatgggcattaggctcactccttcattttttttatgtatgcaggaaatagttatggcggcggaagggttcctggcagcttggtttgtgtaataaggatgaagggattcgatgggcTTCGTGAATGatttgaggacgacgttattttcagtatttttatcatgttttcatgtattttccgcacttggttttgtaaaaaattcatttaagtttaaagttatgttttaatttcaaacaatgggatcccataccccatatttgtgtatttcaacatttaccttagagtttttaataaagttgtgaatgtttcttatgtatgttttctaaaaaatagtgtctatgtatagtagttttaatagtccaaagtcttagaattagttgggtgatTACAGCATATGTACAAGCCGCCACccaagctctccaaatcatggctggtcaagctttcatttacccttacctgcaccacaaaacacccgtgagccaaggctcagcaagaaaacttaaacatgtgcataaacataaaatacaaattcccagatacttatctagcttgtccagcagtaataacctacgcATACAGTCattcaattacaaataaatggtcattggaccaatttggggccgctgctctaaacaattgaccatagagtcaaccccggggccctatgcccaagctatgtgaccatagagttacCTGAGGCCCTCGCCCtcagctctgagtaactagccaaacACCTCTAGTTTTACAACAACCATAGGGTTGGCCAACGTAATGGTACATTgttgatttaggcctaagcctttcgaccagcgcgctattgccgtccttgactaataagtcaagccctgaaccaggtattcGAATATCAATACAGAagcagatatggataggcataccccaacaagataaacatgcatacatgttaatcacataacatcatcagGTAACCGtaatcatagtaataatcatgcttatttaaTGGGACCATGCTCTAGCCACGCAAACCATGCAAACAGTCTTGCAACacttaagcaagtaagaatattCAAGTACATTTAACCAATAAGTGAAAATGATAACTTAAATATAaacattctcaggggcccaagctcTAATCATAACTATTATAAATAGTCAGGCCAAGCcttgatcacatataacacgtattgggtgcagttttcttacctcaagtccgagtatagcgtaaaataagaacgaccctcgagcacgatcccggttccgagcccttaacgataacttagtcacaaccataatatagaattccatcaataacgagaaaataaaggcttttggatcgagtcctagccttcgggacctcgaactctactaaactgggtagtagaatcaatcccgagccctaaggaaaagattcTCATCACTAAAAACTCACCATGGTCAAAACAGTCTAGGTGAGtcgcgacctgcccttgagggtcgcggcgcacccctcaaGTTAAAGGCCCTCCTCCCCTGATAATGGACATGGGCTGCAACCTGCCCCTTGACGGTTGCAGCACACCTCTCATATAGAAACCTCCCAAGGCCCTGGGTacggttgggtcgcggcccctcAAGAGCAGGGCTGCGACTTGGCCCTGCGAACCCAAATTTTCTCCATTCTTCATCAGCCAAATCcaaccaaaactatcccaatttcacccTAAAAAAATAATTCAATCCATGTAACAGTTTtaatatcttcccagcaacaaaacccaactagaaCTTAGAtgtaaaactcatcaaaactcccaATTAAACTCTTGAGCTTTAAGGCTCAAGAACACCCTAAGAACAACCAAACTAAATAGAAAAATCAATGGAAATCAAGgtccaaagcttacctcaactatgaTTAAAGTCTTCCTAGCTGAAGCTAATCCAATCCCAATCTTAAGCCTTCGATCTCTCAAGCTTCAGCCAACAATTTCCCCTTAATTCTCAAAGAATTTCCTTGAAAGAGttgagagaaaaacagagagagggagagagaaagagagagttgtTTTGAGTGTGTGGGGTGTTTGagtgttttgtgttttgtttcCTTGAGGCTTAAACGACTTAAGCTAattccgaggctcggggtaccaaaaacgtccccgagggaaaaatggtcaaaattcctaGTATTCtttcctaatctcactaactccaaatatatcctcaattattcattcccattacccgatatctCGATTTaatgctaaatacctaaaataccccttgactcgccccgagtagggtattgggtcccgttgggactttcctgctaacttgctccctaggattgtctcgtgccgagtaacccaaataaacccgcATAATCATGTGGTccctcacatatatcacatatgtgCACACATATACAATTATGCATATAtcgagccaaattacgaaagttgccattctaataagaaacggatccacatgcatatttaatactcctaaagatgcataactagttatattatcatacaactcacataatcacaatcaaatatatcaaataaacatatgattccatatatttccatcctgaccccctaatcaaggccctaagccttattaggtaattttgggacgttacatgaaACCTCTTAGAACACAATTAAATTAGCTTTCAATCCATCAACCAGCAGAACATTTTTTAGTTTAGGTAGTCCTTCCATATTTTGGGTTCCCTTTCCAAGAATTTTACCTGCCACATCACCAAAATTTACTGCACCACATTGCACAGATTTTAAATTGATGATTATGTTCTCATGATCAGTCATATGTCTACAAGATCCACTATCAAAGTACCAAGAATTAAATGTATGAGTTCTATGACATGTAAAGCAGCAAGACAATTATTCACATCCTTTTTGACCCACATTTGTTTAGGCACAAAAGTTTTCTTTTGCACCTTTTTGAAATTCACATGATGAAAATAATTTGATTTGAAAAAATTCATCATCGTAAGGCACTTTGGTCGAATGTGACCCTTGACTCCACAAAAATAACGAGTGGGAATGAATTTCTTAGTCCTTCCATAGGATGTACCTATCTGCCTCTTTGTTGATGAGACATTTTGAGATGTTGATGGATTAAAAATCTGCAATGTTATAATAGAAGACGAAATAGGTAATGAACAGGCTTGAACAAACACAAtttttccttttgattgagaCCTTTTAGATCCCAAGCCAACATTGTTTCATTTACCTGCACTCTGGACCTCCTCAAAAATAGTAGATTCTGGATTAAGCATCTTTACATTTTTCTTTATAAGATCGAACTCTTTTTTCAAATGGTTATTTTCAGCATTTTTAGCAAAAATCTCAATTTCAAAAACTCTAGCATTTGATTCAAGTTCATCATTTCTGTGGGAAAGAGATTTGATAGTCTTTGCATTTGACTAATTTACAACACAAAATTTTACCCATCCATCATACATTTTTTTGTAAGATTCTTCCAGTGAATCTTCATTGACTTCTAATTCATCAAAATAAGTGTCAACAACATCATCAGTACTTATCGTATCATCaataattttatttacaaaacaatttttttaggCAAAGAAATTTTCTAGTTTCCTGCAAGAAATAAGGAAGACTAGAAAACACAGATGTCAAAGCAACATTTTCAAGATCTTCATCACTATTTCAGAATCATTACAACTCCAAGTAGTATTCATaccttttttattcatttttaagttATTTGCACATTCTGACTGAATGTGACCGAACCATCACACTCCCTACATTGAACTCACATTTTATTGTTAGGAAAAAAGTTTTAGAAGATGTGTTACCTATCGAGAATTTAGAAAGATTCTTTTTATTGcccaattttttcatatattttttaaaatttcttgtCAGTGGGGCCTActcattatcatcttcataatctgAACTAACATTTTCTGAACTTTTCAAAGCAATAGATATTTCTTTTACTTTGTTTGGTTTTTCTTTTTGTCTGATCTGTTGATTCAGTTCAAATGTCTGTAATGAACCCATCAGTTCTTCCACTCTCATGGAAATCAGATCTTTAGTCTCCTCAATAGCTATTAGCTTGGGCTAAACCTATCAGATAAAACACGAACAATCTTTCAAACTAACACAAATTCATCTAATTTCTCACCTAAAGAAAAATATTCATCAGCAACATCAGACAATCTTTCATAAAATTTAATGACGATTTCCGTTTCAGCATTCTAAAATcctcaaattttttttgtaacataATGGACCTAGAACGATTTACATCAGCAGTTctttcaaattgagtttgaagaattttccAGGCTTCTTTGGCCGAATAACAAGAGGGTATAAGTTTAATACACCCTTCACACACACCATTGAACAAGGCATGTAAGACCTTGTTATTGTAACTGGACAATAAATTGTCACCAGTTGACCAATTTAACTCAGATTTTACAATTGTTTCCCTAGTTTTTGCTTCAACCTCAGTTGGTGTTGACCAACCTATCAAGATAGATCTCCActccttttcatcttgagatttgatgaaggctttcATTCTAACCTTCCAGTAAGGATAATTAGAATCATTAAGAAACTGTGGACGAGTTTTAGAACTTCCTTCTGCAAAAAATGACATGTTGcaaatgaaaacacaaacaaacagAAAGGGAAACataagatctcactaagagtttagtgaaccgatCTGAAAGcaattgaaattccatatttttaagattaccaactgaATTTATCAAACACTTTAAATAATGCGTAATAGTTATACAATTGTTTGATCAGACCAATATTATGATGTATCAAGACAGATTGTTGATGAATCAGAATAAACGAACAGAAAGTAAACAAACTAAAACTAACGTGACACAATAAGTATCGGGACACACGTGGTTCGAAAAAATCTAGTCcgcggggccacgcccagagataaaatcaattagtaaagtctcaagaatACAATAAGCAATCGACTTATACAAGTTCAGACTCCCTCTAAATCCTTGtcgcaaccttgaagtactccactttaataatctAATTTTGATAAACATCAAGAACACGAAATCCCTTATGATCTTGATGAGTGCTCGCTTCCTCTCGAAGTGAGACTTGTAGAAATATTCTCTCCAAGATTGTATGTCACGTTCATAAGCTTTATGACCtgtttaagaataaacaacacaaacaaaacaaacaaacaaagagatagttgaaCAAAGACTACTCTTTACATAAAAAAGAATTCTTCAAAATATGAAACGttagaatggtgaagagatgagatTAGCTGCTGCTTAGGTctaatatttatagagtttaggaaaccCTAAGCTAAGCCAATCTCATTCTTGATCTCAATCAGATCAACTAAGAGAGTTTCTAAAAATAACTCTCAATTACCTTTACTGTAGAGAAATCCGGATGTAATAGAAGATCATTTTGAATCATTAGAAAAGGATGAACCTGGGCTTAACTCCAAACTAGGTTCATTTCGGAATTGATCTTTCTTGGGCACAAAGATATTTCAAaacaatcaatttaaatcaattaaaataaaaaaatctgcACAGTAATCAATTATATATTGAACATACTTATTATAGACATAGTTACCATAAATACATAGGGATTTTTGTCTATAGACAattcatttaatataaaataCATACTTACCCAAAAGTTCAAAATCCACCAAGTAtacctgttatccccatttcctggaagggctttgggccttcgccctggcccacggtcagaggaccGGCTCGGCATATGGGCCTggcccaaggtcccttggtttgaATATCGCCCAAGGGGACTGGTACGGACCAGAGACTCTAGACTGGGCCCGTttggaggggtccgggacgtccctTCGAGTTCATCTTCAGCAAGAACGGTCCCGGCGATGTCCAGAGCGCCTGGATTGTCGCGGCCTACGTGTCCctatcccggagcctggtatggtccgggcctgaggtaaatggagcgggccaaaggtaaacagacctggatcacctcctccccagttgaagggccaggcgtccaggatcctgaaaccgcctcatttcgcgtgggcgttgtcccccacttttcgcctgtagaaaaggtcgcctcgggattgcccactggtgtgtcaggactgcgcagccaagtaccctgaccggtcttgtctcctgaattagcctcgtgactcgaagtggtcagagccaaagcgccgttttTTCGGGCGaggcttgtgtctcaggtcaaccaattgggccttagctggtttgaatttcgtgtattgtatacctttttgtattgggcctccactagaaaggcccccttgtacccatttctttgatgggcccgggttggatccggcccagacccggtgttcccctcagcttataaatataagctgtagaaaAACGtacacaaaaaagaaaaaaagaagggaaaaaggcagaaactctgttgagatatagttagaaaactccattgtaaaagcttcttatagctctaatatatagactcgtggactaaggctagttaacgccccaaccacgtaaaaacctcgtgtcgatcttctactttcattattattttaagtaaatattgttcattaatatagttgccgaaaatctcggttaacagtttggtgctttcattgagagctgaaggaagctagcgccaacgtcgggcctttactacgatggtgaacacgcgACACACCACATTCGACCCTACCAACCCAGAGCAAGGTaacggagacccgctgccttctcagCACATTCCTCAGGACCTGCCTGaggacgtgcctcctcagacgtctcaccaagatgagtcgcaagactacgagggtggggcagagtacgaagtagaaaatgaagaagagtactacgaggaggagaacgagggggagtatcacgATGAAGCTGCGGACCCCGGGATCCCTCGCGACGATCAGCAAGACTCGGAGGTGATTAGACTAAGGCAGCagatcctggatcaggaagccaagATGGCTGAACAGGCGGAGGCAcaccgccgggtgcaagagtctctGCGAGCCCTACAAGCGCTGATGGCTACGCAGGGCCCAGCAGCCAACCCCACAGCCGGCCCGCTTCCAGAAACGCAACAACCCGCTCCCCAAGAGCAAGCCGGGGGCCCCAGGGGTGCTAGTCCGATCCGTCCCCCAGAGCCTTTTCCCGACGCAGCTCCGAGAGTcccggacaaggagcgacggaagacccgggagaagaccacccccgtcgcgaaagccggggcacgttcacggccgtcacctaggaaagagaaggtgcgccccgtcccaggacatCCAATCGATCCGCAAGGAGCACGGCCACAGAACGGGCAGCCCCGGCACCCCCAGGGCCAAGCGGGCGGGAgaggtctttgcacccaagtgcctcggtcaacaagaaccgtcgGGAACGATCTTGCCGCGAGGATCGTAACGCTCTCAGTTCAGGGGACGATACTTCCCGGGTAGATTTACGTGACGGACTGAATGCCCGGAAGGAgtgggcccgcaaggaaaaaatcctccctcgagacggcgacctcagcaACGACATCAACgataggaggaacgagagaatccccctggaggataaCACGACcaa
It encodes the following:
- the LOC133815302 gene encoding uncharacterized protein LOC133815302; the protein is MGITGHKAYERDIQSWREYFYKSHFERKRALIKIIRDFVFLMFIKIRLLKWKGSSKTRPQFLNDSNYPYWKVRMKAFIKSQDEKEWRSILIGWSTPTEVEAKTRETIVKSELNWSTGDNLLSSYNNKVLHALFNGVCEGCIKLIPSCYSAKEAWKILQTQFERTADPKLIAIEETKDLISMRVEELMGSLQTFELNQQIRQKEKPNKVKEISIALKSSENSNAKTIKSLSHRNDELESNARVFEIEIFAKNAENNHLKKEFDLIKKNVKMLNPESTIFEEVQSAGIAKTPYEIWKGVFLGYYINSMAYRVYNMRTQTIIESANVVVDDGKDFSEFLTEDEIDKFIEESPDQSNVQNDVSEIPSDATKTKTESSSSTFEQTETQMPKKTITDPIHREPSAMVKKNYPDILILGDLEENESMTRTKTVDTPHPSFGASSSSAPFGVSLETSELHVVKFGFRYMSKE